From Fusarium fujikuroi IMI 58289 draft genome, chromosome FFUJ_chr07, a single genomic window includes:
- a CDS encoding related to SYP1 Protein with a potential role in actin cytoskeletal organization, which translates to MEDMARAEYPAMLATLQPSQAVHTLTERMKRMSRVNTEIADWLQERRRVEDQYVQGLKKLATFKVPNSQSELGVFQAPWNRIIDSTENIAHSHHQLADRIERDIEHPLRNFANRKDVQNMNTMSSNLTTMARDLEESQNQVDKLTKKGSRANTSKVDAASSKLESATGQWESQAPFIFESLQALDESRVNNLRDLLTQYQTHESDSAGRVQENAMETLALMLEIDTEKEIQSFVHRATAGKAKLPTRTSTRQSSFAGTTPSTPVPPSTADSTNLPAQSAHTSSPAPVPAPASSHAGDDDISEHNSVPQEKPGGKLRRLGTMFGGRRRQSMHAGFGQLSPGKLGPSFGRMGTSHSQNERGVSPRGSSNNLAEHHRLSSLAETPDVPKLPNNETDSPRPDASHENTNGVSHNGNLLDSPIPHTTGGTVNGNHEPDLSDVQPPPGPPPSHKQENQSPAPPQLATKDAEGFTVPPPMNDPISEAQREAKESGEDPDQLLKVNIQQTPVEDEDPEAKMAALSSVANSLKLGPATRRSGTVRGRRDVRHTMYVPPPNLPESGTDSSLSARPTSPSFAQSLSKGSAVAALASEASIAGTSDTQSVRSGNSLGGLNHPQHAHMTAPGLNTSIIESVSATFEDGVVKSTTITGEIAFVNNPSDSGDTKSYQTIRINNFSALERIGPNRIFVNSSPDHNDQFTMGLDHLSNNTPAFSYRVFSEDSETPSLGEHAPLSLKPAWKPQGDKLGLLLQYQLNPSSKLTAPVTLHNVVIVATYEGKSSGAQTKPVGTHLKDKHLVYWRIGDLTLTTEPHKIVCRIIGAEGAEPKPGHIEARWEFTATGDQVIGSGISISRLDEGKGKGKDVSEDDPFADDTASTEHKWVDVPISRKLVSGKYEGR; encoded by the exons ATGGAGGATATGGCCAGGGCCGAGTATCCCGCCATGCTG GCAACTCTCCAGCCCAGCCAGGCGGTGCACACTCTTACCGAACGAATGAAGCGCATGTCCCGCGTCAACACCGAAATTGCCGACTGGCTCCAG GAGCGCCGTCGCGTGGAGGATCAGTACGTGCAgggcctcaagaagcttgctaCCTTCAAGGTTCCAAACTCTCAGTCTGAGCTAGG TGTGTTCCAAGCGCCGTGGAATAGAATCATCGACTCGACGGAAAACATCGCCCACTCGCATCATCAGCTTGCCGATCGCATCGAGAGGGACATCGAGCATCCGCTGCGCAATTTTGCCAACCGCAAAGATGTCCAGAACATGAACACTATGTCCAGCAACCTAACGACTATGGCCAGAGACCTCGAAGAGTCCCAGAATCAGGTCGATAAGCTTACCAAGAAAGGAAGCCGTGCAAACACTTCAAAGGTCGACgcagcttcttccaagctcGAATCTGCTACAGGGCAGTGGGAGTCGCAGGCACCTTTCATCTTCGAATCTCTCCAGGCCCTCGACGAGTCACGAGTGAACAACTTGCGTGATCTTCTGACACAGTATCAGACCCACGAATCTGATTCAGCTGGGCGTGTGCAGGAGAATGCAATGGAGACCCTTGCTCTCATGCTTGAAATCGACACGGAAAAGGAGATTCAGTCATTTGTGCACAGGGCTACGGCTGGCAAGGCAAAGCTTCCTACAAGGACATCAACACGGCAGTCATCTTTCGCAGGCACAACCCCTTCGACTCCAGTTCCTCCAAGCACTGCCGATAGCACCAATTTGCCTGCTCAAAGCGCCCACACATCATCTCCTGCGCCTGTTCCAGCTCCCGCCTCTTCCCATGCAGGCGACGATGATATCAGCGAACACAACTCGGTTCCACAGGAGAAGCCAG GTGGTAAATTACGCCGCCTCGGTACCATGTTCGGTGGACGCAGGAGACAGAGCATGCACGCCGGTTTCGGCCAGCTCTCTCCTGGAAAGCTAGGCCCCAGCTTCGGACGCATGGGAACCAGTCACAGCCAAAACGAGCGCGGTGTCTCCCCTCGAGGCTCCTCCAACAACCTCGCAGAGCACCACCGATTGTCCTCTCTAGCAGAGACTCCCGATGTGCCCAAGCTACCTAATAACGAGACCGACTCGCCCAGGCCCGATGCCTCGCATGAGAACACGAACGGAGTGTCGCACAACGGAAATCTGCTCGACAGCCCGATCCCACACACGACTGGGGGTACAGTCAACGGTAACCATGAACCCGATCTGTCAGATGTCCAGCCTCCCCCTGGCCCTCCGCCGTCACACAAGCAGGAGAACCAGTCCCCCGCGCCGCCACAGCTCGCAACCAAGGACGCTGAAGGATTTACCGTTCCACCACCAATGAACGACCCCATCTCTGAGGCTCAGCGTGAAGCTAAGGAATCTGGCGAAGATCCtgaccagcttctcaaggtcaacattCAGCAAACGCCTGTGGAGGACGAGGACCCAGAGGCCAAGATGGCTGCTCTTTCTAGCGTCGCCAACAGTCTCAAGCTTGGACCGGCCACTCGTCGTAGTGGTACAGTGAGAGGACGTCGTGACGTGCGCCATACCATGTATGTGCCACCGCCCAACCTCCCTGAGAGCGGCACGGACTCGTCTCTGAGCGCTAGACCaacatctccatctttcgCACAATCTCTTTCCAAGGGAAGTGCAGTTGCAGCCTTGGCATCTGAGGCTAGCATTGCTGGTACTTCGGATACACAGTCTGTGAGGTCGGGCAACTCATTGGGTGGCCTGAACCATCCTCAGCATGCGCATATGACTGCTCCAGGACTGAACACGTCCATCATTGAGAGTGTTTCCGCTACATTTGAGGATGGCGTCGTCAAGTCTACAACCATTACTGGCGAGATTGCATTCGTCAACAATCCCAGTGACTCTGGTGATACGAAGA GCTACCAGACTATACGCATCAATAACTTTTCGGCCCTTGAGCGCATCGGACCGAACCGCATCTTTGTGAACTCATCTCCTGACCATAACGATCAGTTCACCATGGGTTTAGATCACCTCTCCAATAACACTCCCGCATTCTCATACCGAGTATTTTCCGAGGACTCCGAAACCCCTTCACTGGGCGAGCATGCTCCTCTCTCCCTCAAACCCGCATGGAAGCCTCAAGGAGACAAACTCGGCCTCTTACTACAGTACCAGCTCAACccatcatcaaagctcaCCGCCCCTGTGACACTACACaacgtcgtcatcgtcgccacCTACGAAGGCAAATCCAGCGGCGCCCAGACAAAGCCCGTAGGAACGCACCTCAAGGACAAGCACCTCGTGTACTGGCGTATTGGCGATCTCACCCTCACGACGGAACCTCACAAGATCGTCTGCCGCATCATTGGCGCAGAAGGCGCAGAGCCCAAACCAGGCCACATTGAAGCACGCTGGGAGTTCACAGCCACCGGCGATCAAGTCATCGGTAGCggtatctccatctccagacTCGACGAGGGCAAGGGTAAAGGCAAAGATGTATCTGAGGACGATCCTTTCGCGGACGACACCGCCAGCACAGAACACAAGTGGGTTGACGTACCTATCTCGAGAAAGCTCGTCAGCGGTAAATATGAAGGACGGTAG
- a CDS encoding PTH1-like protein, producing MASIGLRSSVTTRAISLRSSHLRQIPPTQYKRYYSNSTKPSTSSSSSSSSASSNESIASSASSTPSSKLNVFSSEWEDLDTSIKSFADLPHRLFGANQHMIINYELKEALRLMLRQFNAPIMYCFAYGSGVFPQSPSKASISEADFRAVHPNPPEALIKSQKGSPKVLDFIFGVSHVEHWHSINMKQHRNHYSGLASLGSGVVSRVQNWGAGVYFNPYVEVNGMLIKYGVTSIDNLVRDLSSWDSLYLAGRLQKPVKILRDHPRVRLANQHNLIAAVRTALLLLPPQFTEAELYSTIAGLSYLGDPRMALPTENKSKVTNIVDNNIVHFRRLYAPLVKTLPNVDFTGACRIDDTDWIMNPEAGNKLQQDMDPVRRGNMVRRLPQTFRSRLYFQYQRRFGIPRGEFNELMKASTDEEGGAVKKMQGGEFERRIATDDAQKLNETVRIVIKQTVNWPSTVQSIKGLLMGGFSRTWRYLGEKYSKYKKDQDSKKSKKA from the exons ATGGCCTCAATTGGCCTCCGG TCCTCCGTGACCACCCGCGCCATATCCCTTCGATCCTCCCATCTACGACAAATCCCCCCAACACAATACAAACGATACTACTCCAACTCAACAAAGCCCTccacctcaagctcaagctcaagctcaagtgcAAGCTCTAACGAATCCATCGCAAGCAGCGCATCCTCAACACCGAGCAGCAAACTCAATGTCTTCAGCAGCGAATGGGAAGACCTCGACACGTCCATCAAGTCCTTCGCCGACCTACCACATCGACTCTTCGGCGCAAACCAACACATGATCATCAACTatgagctcaaggaagcTTTGCGCCTTATGCTGCGGCAGTTCAATGCGCCCATAATGTACTGCTTTGCCTACGGCTCTGGTGTCTTTCCGCAGAGCCCTTCCAAGGCTAGTATTTCGGAAGCAGACTTTCGCGCTGTGCATCCGAATCCACCGGAGGCGTTGATCAAGTCGCAGAAGGGATCACCGAAAGTGCTGGACTTTATCTTTGGCGTGTCGCATGTTGAGCATTGGCATTCGATCAACATGAAGCAACATCGGAACCATTACTCAGGACTTGCATCGCTAGGTTCAGGTGTCGTATCGCGAGTTCAGAATTGGGGTGCTGGCGTTTACTTCAACCCCTATGTCGAGGTCAACGGCATGCTCATCAAGTACGGCGTCACAAGTATCGATAACCTCGTTCGCGACCTTTCTTCGTGGGACAGTCTATACCTCGCTGGTCGTCTTCAAAAGCCGGTCAAGATTCTCCGCGACCATCCTCGCGTCCGACTCGCGAACCAACATAACCTCATCGCCGCAGTCCGaacagctcttcttctcctcccacCACAATTCACCGAAGCTGAACTCTACAGCACCATCGCAGGTCTCAGCTATCTAGGCGATCCACGAATGGCTCTCCCAACAGAGAACAAGAGCAAGGTCACAAACATCGTGGACAACAACATCGTTCACTTCCGTCGTCTGTACGCTCCTCTTGTCAAGACTCTTCCCAATGTCGACTTTACAGGTGCTTGTCGCATCGACGACACAGACTGGATCATGAACCCTGAAGCCGGCAACAAACTCCAACAAGACATGGATCCTGTACGTCGTGGTAACATGGTCAGACGACTCCCCCAAACCTTCCGATCACGTCTGTACTTCCAGTACCAAAGACGCTTCGGTATTCCCCGCGGAGAGTTCAACGAGCTCATGAAAGCTTCAACGGATGAAGAAGGCGGCGCCGTTAAGAAGATGCAGGGCGGAGAGTTTGAACGCCGCATCGCCACAGACGACGCCCAGAAACTCAACGAAACGGTGCGCATCGTTATTAAGCAAACGGTCAACTGGCCAAGTACTGTGCAAAGTATTAAGGGCTTATTGATGGGCGGATTCTCAAGAACGTGGCGTTACCTAGGGGAGAAGTATTCCAAGTATAAGAAGGACCAAGATAGTAAAAAGAGCAAAAAGGCGTGA